In the genome of Ziziphus jujuba cultivar Dongzao chromosome 10, ASM3175591v1, the window gtgcagcaatggtgtcaaaaatggtggctgtcaaaaatggtggctgtggttggtgcggctggacttcacatcatcatcatcatcaaaatctGCTACTTCCTCTGCCTTCACCATTGCCTCCTTTCGCTGTACAAAATTGTACAAGGAACAGAAGGAGCCAATTTGTACAAAATTTTTAGAAACTTCGTTTTGGATGAAATTGATACATGGGCCTTTTTCGGGTGGAATGGAATCATTTTGAGCATTCAATTTGATTTAAGACCATTAAATTTCATCTGAAACCTTGAAAACTCGGTGGTCGATGCTTTCTGCATTTGGATATTACTTATCTGAGGAGATAAATGGATGACGGGGTTTTGTTGTCGTCAACAAGACGAAGAAAACGACGTTGGACTCGCCGAAAATGACCATCAGATGGACAAGAAACCTTCGGCTCATAACCGGGTCCGTAACGAAGCTGAAAATCGGGTTGACCTTGACTCGGATGGAGGAGGAAGACAAgtcatttattttcttccaaattaattccaaaaaaattgaaaagaaaaatcaaaaattaattttttgggatCATGTAAGTTTTGCATGTGACCTTCTTTCACAGattctattaaaaattaatagaattgaaaatgtttttttacagctttttaaaatgaaaatgagtgAAAATAGAATGTAATAAAGTgtattttggtaaaaaataaactaCAATATGATGCCAAttgttaaaagaaattttttttggtaaaagaaaaaaaaaaactattggtaggtatcaattttataaatagGTTTCTTTTCATTAAATTACCATTTTTACTAAATCATCATCCTTAATAGTATGTGCTAAAAGACCATAAATTTCACTTTAATAATTCAcgaaaaaaattttgaggggATCTTGTAAGTTGTACTTGCACGTGACCTTCTGTCACAGATtctgttaaaaattaatagaattgaactaaagtattaaattttttaaatagagagtattaaatatttttttaaaaaaatttacagctTCCTAAATGAAAATAAGTGAAAATAGAATgtaataaaatgcattttagcaAAAAATGAGCTATATTGTGATGACAATTGTCAACAGACATTCTTTTTGcaggaaaaaaaattctattggCAGCTATCAATTGTGCAAGTAGGTTTCTTTCcattaaattatcatttccacTAAATTATCATCTTCAGTCATATGCGCCATCATAAACCATCATACGAAAGGGAAGTGTTTTTGGTGAATTTCACACAACGTaaatctattattatttattttcacataaaatttaataaattatatttgaattaatttaatttcaaattaatataatacgAATACAATTCAACAAAATTCGTCATGATGTCTAAGTTTAATAGAAAAAAGGTATACCATTAATTTTtgacaagagaaaaaaaattgcttcaatattttcaatttttgttttttttttttttttttaaacaggaGAAATAAATTTCTTATACATGCAAATTACATAAACTTCTTCTTTTCCGttcatcaaacaaaaaaaagacttgatgattaaaaaaataataaaaattgcaaattaaggACAAAAAGTCAAGCAAAAAGCTCCAACTCGGATCTGTTTTCCTGATCAATTACCTCAAGAAACACAGGATCAACAGTAACATGACTGTCCACGTGGATCTTGAAGTTGTGGTCCCACCACAACACCTTCGCGGTGCCCCCGATATCCACAGCCGCGTCTAGCACCATCTCACGCTTTGCCACATCCCCAAAAAACCGACCGGCGTGGTGAGCCAGCTCTAACCCATCAAGCCGAGCCGGAAGCCGGAGCATCTGGCACGACTTAGGCGGTTGACAGCCCGCCTGAACTTCGGCAGAACCGAGGAGGGAGCCGTCGTAGTAGATGGACATGGTGGTGGAGGAGTAATGGACGGGCGTGATGTTAGGGTTGGTAACGTGTACGTTGAGGATGAGTTCGGTGTCAACAATTGGGAGGTTGAGCTTGAAGGAGGTTAGGTTAATGGATATGAGGTGGAAGGTTGGGTCTTTGGGTTTGGCTCCGACTAGAGCCATGGTTGCTACAGCCGAAGCTGCTCCGATCAGAGCCGAGGTCCAGCTCCATTTTACATTTTTGCCCATGTGCTCTGGCTCAATTAACTCTCTTCTTAATGGTTTGCACTTGTTTTCAGACAACAGCAAAACAGTGACAGAGGCCGTTTGACCTATTGAGTTTCAGAAGAGTTCAGAAAAAGACACCGGGATAGATTGAGAGGTTGGGAGGACCTGAGTCTTTTACCTTTCCAAAAGCCTTAGCCTATCCATCCATACTCTGCTTATGCAGTTCCGATCAAAACGATAGCGTTTTTCTATATGAGATCCCAAGCCCATTTATCATGTGCACCGTTTACttttcatcaaatttaaaaaaaataaaaaaataaaaaaaaaaaagtgccacCGTTTTCTTGTCGCCACCCGGTAATCCATCACCAATGGGATTTTCATGTTAAAGCTGTAATTTAATTGGCTATCTATAAACTCCTTTTCAATTCATTcttcatttttctatattagatttttagttcgaaaacatattaaatactcTTTTGCACCATAGCTAGAGGGttcaataaacatttgaagAGGCTCAATGTCTAAGCATTGGAAGCTGGACAAGCGTGGGGACATGTTCTAAGCTTCTTACATATTTTAatggttttctttatttcttttttttttttttttcaactgttTACCCATTTGTGGGATTTTTTAGTAAACttgaattcaatattttttcattaacattttctttTGGCTAGGCTCCATGGACCGAAACCATCATCTTGGTCCTGATACTCATCCTGAGGAATAGGATGAAGTATGCAGTGACATAACGTGTGGCGATAGTCATTCCAATCTGCACGTTCATGATGTTATGATGGACGAGCCAATAACACTATAAAGCTGGACTTGGTTTTCTCACGCTGTTTAATTCTTTCCTTTGATTTAGTATTACAAGAGTCTTACAGACAACCAAAACATTAAAATGGAAGCCATTTGGAACCAAAACCTTCCCTAATGTATGTTGCTTAGCTAATTTTTCTTGTCAATATTTATATGGTTTGAAATTCTAATAACTTGAAAATGAAATCACAagtcaagaaaaataaattaattgaaccTCATGAAAGTAGTCACTCCTCAACTTTTATAGCAACAAAATTTCGTAGTCAAGCTCGAGCAATTATGAACTAATAAAGATTCCTCTGAAAAATATAGACCTAAAAATGTTAAGCCACTGCAAGGGAACAAATACTAGAAAGAGTGAACAAAGAAAAGGTGAACTTAAGAATACCAAGAATGTTGTTTTTACATTTTCATCAAGCAACACCAGCATCGAGAAGCACCTTATCAAAGTGCCAAACACCTGCAATTCCCAACAAAACCATATTTAGATCATCAAGAACTGTACATACATATACCATTTAAAGTGTAACAATTTTTGAACTGGCGTAATTGAAGTCATTACCATGTCCCTTGCCCACCCTTCTCAGCTGAGCTACATACTCtgatattttctttattgattCAACCTGTTTGTGAATAGAAAATGTATTACCTCCAATCATGTACTcgatactatttttttttttttttaatgctcttATATAATTAAGAAAGCAATAAGGAAGAAAACAGGGGACCTATGCATACCTGCTCAGTCAAAAACTCACTTTCAATAAAATCTGCCATATGCGCATCTTTGTTTTCTTCGGCTAACTGTGACAAAGTAATGTTTGAGTTTGAAGGATAAATCTCCGTTGATTTTTGCTGATAAACTAATTAATCAAGAAAAATCATGAGGTTGGAGAACAATATAAAAGTTTATGTATGACTGCTTACAGTGTGTAAATTCAGAAGTTTTTCATTGTTAAGCTTTTCCAGAGCCAGCGCAAGCTCCATTGCTACATCAAGAagcaaagagaaaaagaaaaagttaagaATGCAAGATATATGAAAAGTAATGAATTCCTTTTTCGTGAATTATCTGCATATTAGATGAGCATGATAGTTCATTGTGTATGCCAAAAACTGAAAGCCAAAGATAATCAGCACAATGCTAACTTGCATTTATCTTTATTCTCTCATAAAGTAGAGAAAGAAACTTTACCATGCAATGCATCACCCTTTTCTTCATTGTCAAACTCGGACCAGGGCAGTAGCATGGACTTTAGTTTAACTTTTCCTCCTCGTTTATTCTGGTAATCATCAAGAGaaaaaacttaattaaatatcaaattcaaGAAGAAACAAAATGTAGCGACATTGGTAGTCCAAAAGTATATATCCATTGAAGATTCCTGCCTGGTACTCCATCAGTTTTTCTGCATGTTGTCTTTCTTCGTCACTTGAATCCTTAAAAAACCTGGATCATGAACTTAAACCAGTGAATCAATCTAAGCAAACAATGGAAAAACAACTTAATAAGAATTATGGGTTTGAGAAGGAAATACTTGGCA includes:
- the LOC107411543 gene encoding uncharacterized protein LOC107411543, translated to MGKNVKWSWTSALIGAASAVATMALVGAKPKDPTFHLISINLTSFKLNLPIVDTELILNVHVTNPNITPVHYSSTTMSIYYDGSLLGSAEVQAGCQPPKSCQMLRLPARLDGLELAHHAGRFFGDVAKREMVLDAAVDIGGTAKVLWWDHNFKIHVDSHVTVDPVFLEVIDQENRSELELFA